From the genome of Varibaculum prostatecancerukia, one region includes:
- a CDS encoding MMPL family transporter has translation MNRMKRFWWGKHPGFVVIIWLLAVAISMTAVFSGVGGKPLFERLITPQPASPASPSAIGKDLYEQAHGDTYPVTAVVEVNNLEKNADQIAKILRPLHADLLKVKKVKGIADPFITFDPQLPAGKEAQEATDKALEQALAQGRAQAEQIAKAKGASQSQVEKARQRAEQEVKKEFAAHLPPVWDTIQSSQLKQMVAKDDKTFLINVQLEADGYDQVDPDARDQVAAVLNELPDYFAGSAIDATVNLVDNTGLQDAANGQVKADMLRGEGISIPISLLIMAIVFGGMLAALMPLIGAGAAIGITLFLILLLTYLITVESFVVNIVSFLGLGLSIDYGLLIVSRYRTELHKRGIHGKEDTFIFYPRVIQVLVGSRREEASGMRMLSRKDYRTQLQTAREPYMQALNKTMDTAGATVFFSALIVSMAILGLCIFPLPLLRLMGIGGVAVTMLAMISNMTLLPALMMLFGPSLAAPSSVATWVNWVRRHILRKPTTRSEDDPSPVFRKVSTFVTRRPWPVLVVVTLILVVMSLPLYHLEMRSSAVESMPRSIPEIGALWDMWDRFPDSANPQIRVVAKTTPQQLQEWADRQLKPLAHVKRIRPAEDLKIDGEQYAAVDVYTQEKDAFAAQVKQEMQQVRDLPAPFKTWVTGQAALQTDFQDTLAQYAPYVFIAVALTTYLMLFLMTGALLLPLQALVLNMVSLMSSLGIAVWVFQYGHGEKLLGFTSLGAVESYVVAIVFCFGFGLSMDYEMFLVSRVKEIWDETEDNKRAVRDGLTHSASTITSAALILLVVFLGFTTGGIQAIKQIGFTLAVAVALDATLVRMGLVPAIMAICGRANWWAPKWLRSFHARLHLPGH, from the coding sequence ATGAATCGGATGAAGCGCTTTTGGTGGGGTAAACACCCCGGCTTCGTCGTAATTATTTGGTTGCTCGCAGTGGCAATTTCTATGACAGCGGTATTTTCTGGTGTGGGAGGCAAACCCCTATTTGAACGCTTAATCACCCCCCAGCCGGCCAGTCCCGCCTCGCCCTCAGCAATCGGGAAGGATCTTTACGAGCAAGCCCATGGCGATACCTATCCAGTAACTGCAGTAGTAGAAGTCAACAACCTAGAAAAAAATGCCGACCAGATAGCGAAAATACTGCGCCCCTTACACGCCGACCTTTTAAAGGTAAAGAAAGTGAAGGGGATCGCCGATCCTTTTATTACTTTTGACCCGCAACTTCCGGCTGGAAAAGAGGCGCAGGAAGCGACCGATAAAGCCCTAGAGCAGGCGTTGGCGCAAGGCAGAGCGCAAGCTGAACAAATCGCGAAAGCTAAGGGCGCGAGCCAAAGTCAGGTGGAAAAAGCACGGCAGCGCGCCGAACAGGAAGTGAAAAAAGAGTTTGCCGCCCACCTGCCCCCAGTGTGGGATACTATCCAGTCCAGCCAGCTAAAACAGATGGTTGCGAAGGACGATAAAACTTTCCTGATTAATGTACAGCTAGAGGCAGACGGGTATGACCAGGTGGATCCCGATGCCCGTGACCAGGTAGCCGCGGTTTTAAATGAACTCCCCGATTATTTTGCCGGTTCCGCTATTGACGCCACAGTAAATCTGGTCGACAACACCGGTTTGCAAGATGCCGCTAATGGTCAGGTAAAAGCAGATATGCTGCGCGGAGAAGGAATTTCTATCCCGATTTCCCTGCTGATTATGGCGATAGTTTTCGGAGGAATGTTAGCCGCCCTCATGCCCCTGATCGGCGCGGGCGCCGCTATCGGCATTACCTTGTTCCTGATTTTGTTACTGACCTACCTGATCACTGTGGAATCTTTCGTAGTCAATATCGTGTCTTTCCTCGGGCTGGGATTATCGATTGACTACGGACTGCTAATCGTTTCTCGCTACCGAACTGAACTGCATAAACGGGGAATCCACGGCAAAGAAGATACCTTTATTTTTTATCCTCGTGTCATCCAAGTTCTAGTTGGGTCACGTCGCGAAGAAGCTTCCGGAATGCGGATGCTCTCTCGCAAAGATTACCGCACTCAGCTACAGACCGCCCGCGAACCCTATATGCAGGCTTTAAATAAAACCATGGACACTGCGGGAGCTACCGTATTCTTTTCCGCACTGATCGTGTCAATGGCGATTTTGGGGCTGTGTATTTTCCCGCTACCTTTACTGCGTCTGATGGGGATAGGAGGAGTAGCGGTAACTATGTTGGCGATGATTTCCAACATGACCCTACTACCAGCACTCATGATGCTTTTTGGACCGAGTCTAGCTGCGCCCTCCTCCGTTGCCACCTGGGTAAACTGGGTGCGTCGCCATATTTTACGCAAGCCCACGACCCGCAGCGAGGACGACCCCTCCCCGGTTTTCCGTAAAGTTTCCACTTTTGTAACCCGCCGTCCTTGGCCGGTGCTAGTAGTAGTCACTCTGATTCTGGTGGTGATGTCGCTTCCTCTTTATCATCTGGAAATGCGTTCTTCTGCAGTGGAATCAATGCCGCGATCCATCCCCGAGATTGGGGCGCTTTGGGATATGTGGGATCGTTTTCCGGACTCGGCTAACCCTCAAATCCGGGTGGTAGCCAAAACCACCCCCCAACAGCTACAAGAGTGGGCAGACAGGCAATTAAAACCACTTGCTCACGTGAAACGAATTCGCCCCGCGGAAGACCTGAAAATCGATGGTGAACAATACGCTGCTGTCGATGTTTACACGCAGGAAAAAGATGCCTTTGCCGCGCAAGTGAAACAGGAAATGCAGCAGGTACGGGATTTGCCTGCCCCCTTTAAGACTTGGGTTACCGGTCAAGCAGCCCTGCAAACAGATTTTCAAGACACTTTGGCGCAGTATGCCCCCTATGTGTTTATCGCAGTCGCCTTAACCACCTATTTAATGCTGTTCTTAATGACTGGGGCGCTATTGCTTCCTCTGCAAGCCCTGGTATTAAACATGGTGTCTTTGATGTCATCTCTGGGGATTGCGGTTTGGGTTTTCCAATATGGTCATGGGGAAAAACTCCTCGGGTTCACTTCCCTCGGCGCGGTGGAATCCTATGTAGTAGCGATCGTGTTTTGTTTCGGTTTTGGCTTGTCAATGGACTATGAAATGTTCCTAGTCTCCAGGGTTAAAGAAATCTGGGACGAAACCGAGGATAATAAACGGGCAGTTCGCGACGGACTCACCCATTCGGCTTCTACCATTACTTCCGCAGCCCTGATCTTGCTAGTAGTATTCTTAGGTTTCACCACCGGAGGTATCCAGGCGATTAAACAAATCGGGTTCACCCTGGCGGTAGCGGTTGCTCTCGATGCCACTTTAGTGCGTATGGGACTCGTACCCGCGATTATGGCTATCTGCGGACGGGCTAACTGGTGGGCTCCGAAATGGTTGCGCTCTTTCCACGCTCGCCTGCATCTTCCAGGACACTAG
- the dnaB gene encoding replicative DNA helicase, translating into MADFDRTPPQDIAAEQSVLGAMMLSKDAIADVTMTIGGEDYYRPVHQTIHEVILDLFGRGEPVDAVTVAGQLKRNGDLERIGGAPYLHQLVSGVPTAANAGFYARIVRERAQLRSLVQAGTRVVQLGYAADGGDVDELINQAQSEIYAVSERGNAEDYRPITEFLDETVHELQELQKNGGFASGVPTGFYQLDNLAHGLHPGQLIIVAARPAMGKSTLALDFCRNAAIHNNMTSVIFSLEMDGTEISRRMISAESGVSMSRMSSGDLEDADWTKIAQVLSRCSEAPLYIDDSPNLTLPEIRSKCRRLKQQNDLKLVVVDYLQLMSSGKRVESRQQEVAEFSRSLKLLAKELDIPVVAVAQLNRGPEQRTDRKPMLADLRESGSLEQDADVVMLLHRPEAYNPEDRPGEADIIVAKHRNGPTATIPLTFLGRLSKFGNPARE; encoded by the coding sequence ATGGCAGATTTTGATCGCACTCCTCCCCAGGATATAGCTGCTGAACAGTCGGTTTTGGGAGCAATGATGCTCTCTAAAGATGCAATCGCCGATGTGACTATGACTATCGGGGGCGAGGACTACTACCGTCCGGTACATCAAACCATTCATGAAGTTATCCTGGATTTGTTTGGTCGGGGCGAACCAGTAGATGCCGTCACTGTCGCTGGACAGCTAAAGCGTAATGGTGATTTAGAGAGAATCGGGGGCGCCCCCTACCTGCATCAACTAGTTTCGGGAGTTCCTACCGCCGCAAATGCCGGATTCTACGCTCGGATTGTGCGCGAGCGAGCGCAGCTGCGATCCCTGGTTCAGGCGGGCACCCGAGTGGTGCAGCTGGGGTATGCCGCCGATGGTGGGGATGTTGATGAACTAATTAACCAGGCGCAAAGCGAAATCTATGCGGTCAGTGAACGCGGTAATGCCGAGGATTATCGTCCAATTACCGAATTCCTGGACGAAACCGTTCATGAATTGCAAGAACTGCAAAAAAATGGGGGTTTCGCTTCCGGGGTGCCCACCGGTTTTTACCAGTTGGATAACCTCGCCCATGGATTGCACCCCGGTCAGCTGATAATCGTAGCTGCCCGCCCCGCCATGGGTAAATCAACTTTAGCCCTTGACTTCTGTCGCAACGCCGCCATCCATAACAACATGACTTCGGTAATTTTTAGCCTGGAAATGGATGGCACTGAAATTTCTCGCCGCATGATTTCCGCAGAATCCGGAGTTTCTATGTCCCGGATGAGCTCAGGGGATCTAGAGGATGCAGATTGGACCAAGATCGCGCAGGTACTTTCGCGGTGTTCAGAGGCTCCCCTCTATATAGATGACTCCCCGAATCTCACCTTGCCGGAAATTCGCTCTAAGTGCCGGCGCCTAAAACAACAAAATGATTTAAAACTAGTGGTTGTGGACTACCTGCAGTTAATGAGTTCGGGTAAACGGGTAGAATCCCGCCAACAGGAAGTGGCCGAGTTTTCCCGCTCGTTAAAACTATTGGCGAAAGAACTAGATATTCCAGTAGTGGCAGTTGCCCAGCTAAACCGGGGACCTGAGCAGCGAACTGACCGGAAGCCAATGCTTGCTGACCTGCGGGAATCTGGATCATTGGAGCAGGACGCGGATGTGGTAATGCTGTTACATCGCCCCGAGGCTTACAACCCGGAAGACCGCCCCGGAGAGGCCGATATTATCGTGGCTAAGCATCGTAACGGGCCGACTGCGACTATCCCGCTGACCTTCCTGGGGCGCCTGTCTAAGTTCGGTAACCCGGCTCGCGAATAG
- a CDS encoding MATE family efflux transporter, whose product MDKPARQSLNRQILSLALPALGSLMAEPLLTMADSILVGHVGTLELAGLAIGSTILTLIVGICIFLAYTTTAVTGRAVGAGKQGEGLRLGIQGMWLGAVLGAVLAVILIIFSPQIVGLFSPQPPVATFARLYLIASAPGLVAMLSVLAATGVLRALLDTRTPLVVTTLGALLNVPLSAFLIFGCSWGVAGAGAGTAISQFFMATWMWAVIVKKLRVEGVSARPHPQLVLRSGLHGVPLVCRSLFLQASIVVTTWQAASFGADTLAGYQILKSLWVLGAFGLDALAISAQALLANALGEGDKHRIRALIGRLNRWALASGALIGLFLALSSPFLPQLFTSDPQVLSLTTTGLIVVGLVQPLAALTYIYDGYLIGADDSKYLATAMAIVFVIYLPAILLVRLLPARSLALAGIWAAYGIVFMGGRTASLWLRIRGDAWLKHS is encoded by the coding sequence GTGGATAAACCGGCAAGGCAGAGCTTGAATCGTCAGATTCTTTCTTTAGCGCTCCCCGCTTTGGGGTCGCTAATGGCCGAACCTCTGCTGACCATGGCGGATTCTATTTTAGTTGGCCATGTGGGAACTTTAGAACTGGCGGGTCTAGCCATCGGCTCGACGATCTTAACCTTGATCGTAGGCATCTGCATTTTCTTGGCCTACACCACCACCGCAGTCACTGGACGGGCAGTCGGAGCTGGCAAACAGGGTGAGGGGTTGCGCCTGGGTATTCAAGGCATGTGGCTAGGAGCCGTCCTGGGAGCCGTCCTTGCGGTAATCCTGATTATTTTTTCCCCCCAAATAGTGGGCCTTTTTAGTCCGCAGCCACCGGTCGCCACTTTTGCGCGCCTCTACCTGATAGCTTCCGCCCCTGGTCTAGTAGCGATGCTTTCAGTATTAGCTGCTACCGGGGTTTTACGCGCACTCTTAGATACGCGCACTCCCCTGGTGGTTACCACCCTGGGGGCGCTTCTCAACGTGCCTCTATCTGCATTTTTAATTTTTGGATGCTCCTGGGGGGTGGCCGGAGCGGGGGCAGGCACCGCGATCAGCCAGTTTTTCATGGCCACCTGGATGTGGGCAGTAATAGTAAAGAAACTCCGGGTCGAGGGAGTATCGGCTCGCCCCCACCCCCAGCTAGTTTTACGTTCGGGTCTACACGGAGTGCCCCTAGTTTGCCGCTCCCTTTTTCTTCAAGCCTCCATCGTGGTAACTACTTGGCAGGCAGCTAGTTTCGGGGCAGACACTTTGGCCGGTTACCAGATTCTAAAAAGTCTCTGGGTTCTGGGGGCTTTCGGTCTAGATGCCCTAGCAATCTCCGCCCAGGCGCTACTAGCGAACGCTCTCGGTGAGGGCGACAAGCACCGAATCCGCGCCCTAATCGGACGCTTAAACCGTTGGGCACTAGCGTCTGGAGCTCTAATTGGGCTGTTCCTTGCACTTAGTTCTCCCTTTTTACCGCAGCTATTTACTTCCGATCCTCAGGTTCTTTCCCTTACCACCACCGGCTTAATAGTTGTGGGTCTAGTACAACCTTTAGCTGCGCTCACCTACATTTACGACGGCTACCTGATTGGTGCTGATGACAGTAAATACTTGGCCACAGCGATGGCGATAGTTTTTGTTATCTACCTGCCAGCGATTTTATTGGTACGCCTTTTACCTGCCCGTTCCCTCGCATTAGCTGGTATTTGGGCCGCCTACGGAATCGTTTTTATGGGCGGCAGAACCGCGTCTCTTTGGCTGCGCATCCGCGGCGACGCTTGGCTAAAGCACTCTTAG